GCGACCTGTTCGTTTATCTCCCGGCTGCTGGCCTCGGGGTCGACGCGCGAACGATTGACGGCGGGGACCTGGGCGGCTTCGGGCGGGTAGTCGCACTCGTGGGAGACGCCGACTGGCTCGAGCCCCAGCGCGTAGACGATCTCGGTCGCGGAGGGAAGCAGGGAGACGATGCGCATGCTCGGTCATGGACCGCCGACCCCAAAAATCAGAGGTCCCGCGGCTTGTCCAGATCCACGTCCGTCTCCCCGGCGAGGCCGACGACCCACTCGAGGGGGACGAGTTTCGTCCGTCCGCCCACATCCAGCCGGACCTTGTCCGGCTCGTTCTCGCGGTGCTGGTGCTCGATCGGCGGCGCTTCCGCCACGAGGCCCTCGGTGGTGTGGCCGTACACCGAGCTGTCCGGGCCACCCTCGTAGTAGATCAGGTGGTCGCCCTCGACGTATCGGGAGGGAGCCGGGGATCCCTGCCCGGGTTCGCGGGCCGTCGCCACGGACCGCTCCTCGGGGTCGACCAGCAGCGCATCCCCACCCGCACCCTCGAATTCGCCGGCCCGTCGCGCCAGTCGCTCCTCGACGACCGCGAACCCCAGTACCTCGTCGACCTCGCGCGCGGCCTCCCAGTCCGCGAGCGTCGTCGACAGCGCCTCGACCGAGATCTCGGCTCTGCCCGTCGCCTCGAGCGTCGTCCGCTCGACGTACCGGTCCCCGGCCACAGTTTCGTACTCGACGACGAGGCGAAAGTCGACCTGTTCGTTTTCAGATACAACCTCGACGTCGAACTCTCGGCCCGCGATCGAAACCTTGCTCATCTGGGTTCACTCTACCGCTCTACACGTTATTCGTTCTCTTTATTATGTTTCCGGGTTCTATCAGAACCGTGGATACAAGAGCCAGGAGCGGGGAGGAAAACCGATGACGGCGACCGAGTCCGGGACCTATCGCGTCTACGGGATCGACGACGGCGAGGGGCGACTGCGCCTCGTCGAGCGGGGCACCGAGGAGCCGACCGTCGTTCGCGCCGACGGGTACGACGAACCGCTCGCCGGCGCGATCGCGGACCTCCGCCCCGGCCACCTCGTCGACGCGACGCTCGACTGGGGGACGGAACCGCCGACGCTCACGGACCTGACCGTCCGGACGGAGACGCTGCTGTTCGCGGCCGACGGGACACCGGACATCTTCGAGCGGGCCCAGGACACCTTCGAGCAGGCCCGGATAGAGGAGATGCCGATCTACCCGACGACGACCCACGACACGGACGGCGAGCCCAACGGCGTCCTCTACACCGTCGCGAAGCAGGCCGGCGAGCGAGACCTGTTCGCCGAGTTCTGCGACGGCCGCAAGACCATCGAGCCGATGCTCGGGAAGCTCCAGGAGGGCGGCGCCGACCCGCCCTACGAGGTGTTCTGTCTCCGGCCGGCGACCGAGCCGTTCTTCGTGATCTACATCGCGCTGGACGCCGGCGGCCTGCTCGCCGAGACGCTCCACGACGAGTACGACCCGGCGCCGCCCTGAGCCCCAAAGACCCAAGCCGCGCTCGCCCCTACCCGTGGGCATGTCCGCTCCCGAGGACGTCTACGAGCGCATCGAGAACCGCCTCGTGAGCCACGGGCTCTACGTGACCGACCTCGAACGGGGCGAAGAGGCCCTCGAGGTCACCTACGAGACGGTCCACGTCGACGCGGATGCGGAGGCGCCCGGCGTCCCCGACCGGGACATCGGCCGCCTCTGTAACGTCCTCCGGGAGTTCCGCGAGGAGGGCTGGGACCCGGTCGACCTCCGGGCCGTCGCCACCACGCTGGAGGGGGAGCGGCTGGGAACCTGGCGGGCCGAGGCGGCGTGGTTCCGTGAACTCGGCCGCGACGACATCACCGAGACGGAGTTCTCCCAGCGGGTGCTCGAGACGGTCGAGACGCCTCCGTAGATTGCGGCAGGACCGGCAGGCCACCGGCACGGTTAACTGCCGGGCACGCGCCGCTCACTCGCATGGACCTACCCGTCGTCTGGGAGAACCGCGTGCGCTTCGAGGAGACGGACCTGCAGGGCGTCGTCTTCTACGGCAACTACGTCACGTTCCAGGACGAGACCTTCTCCGCCTTCCTCCGTGCGGTCGGCTACAGCTACAAGGACGTCGAATCGGCCGGCTGGGACGTCCACGTCGTCAACGTCGACATGGACTACCGCGGCCAGGCCGGCTTCGCCGACGAACTGGTCCACGGCTACCGGATCGAGCGCATCGGCGAGTCGAGCATGACCGGCGAGTACGTCGCCCGCCGGGCCGAGGACGACGAACTGCTCGCCGAGGGCTCGGTCACCCACGTCGCCGTCGACGGCGAGACCGGCGAGCCCCGCCGCATCCCCGACGACTTCCGCGAGGCCATCGCCCAGTTCCAGGACCGACCGCCCGAACAGCCCGGCGACTGAACGGCCGCCGAGCGGTCAGCAGACCGGTTTCGGGTCGATCCCCATCTCTTCCAGCCGCTCGGCGTAGTCGTCGTAGGCGGCGGCCACGGCGTCCGTCGCCGTATCCATCGCTCGCTCCCAGTCCGCGTCGCCCTCGCAAAGTTCGTCCAGCAGGTCGAGTCCAGTCTCCAGTCGGTCCTCCGTCGCGGTCCGGACCTCACGGATCAGATTCGCCCGGCGCTCGTCGGCCTCGTTGACGAAGAAGTTGACCGCCTGGAGCAGCGTCCGGTCGAGCACCAGCGAGGCCCCGACGAGGCCGGCCGCCGCCCGCGCCACGTCGTCGTCCTGCCCGCCGACTCCGGTTTCGAGGTCGTCGGCAGTCTCGGCGGCGTCCTCGCTTCGGCCCGCCTGCAGGCGCTCGACGTGCGTGCCGGCGGTCTCTGCGGCCGCCCGGAACGCGTCCGCCGCCGCCTCGTCCGCTGCCGCCTCGGCCCACCGCTCGAACGTCTCCCGGTGGTATCGTTCGGTCGCGGCCAGCACGCCCAGCACGGTGTCGGCGTCGAGGTCGGCCCCCGTCGCGGCCAGCAGCGCCTTGTCAGAGCCGAGTCGTTCGAGCGCCGTGCGCTCGTCCTCGCGGACGCGTTCGAGAAACGCCTGTCCGTCCATGATCCCATCCTTGGCGGGCAGGTGGCTTAGTTTCCGGGGCGTCGGGAGCGGGTCGATCGCCCTGGCTCGCGTCGGGTCGTTTATTCGCCGCCGCGGCCTATCGGGGCCCATGAGCGACTATCCCGATCCGGATGTGGCCGTCGACGCCCGGTCGCCGGCGTGGCTGGCCGACCGGCTCGCCGCCGGTGAGCCCGTCAGGCTACTCGACGTGCGCAACCGCGACGAGTTCGAGGCGTGGCGGATCTCCGGCCCCTCGGTCGCGGCCACCCTCGTCCCGTACATGCAGTGGCTCCAGGCGGAGGTGCAGGGTTCGGTCGCGGACCGCGCCGCAGAAGTCGACGGCGAGGGCCCCATCACCGTCGTCTGCGGGGAGGGCGAGGCCAGCGCCTACGTCGCGGGGCTGCTCACCGAGGCCGGCATCGAGGCCCACAACCTCGCGGAGGGGATGACCGGCTGGGCGCGGGTCGCCCGGACGGTCGACATTCCCTGCGACGCCGCCACCGTCGTCCAGTTCCAGCGTCCCGCCAGCGGCTGTCTCTCCTACCTCGTCGTCTCCGGCGACGAGGCCGCCGTGATCGATCCCCTCAGAGCGTTCACCGAACGCTACGTCGACGCTGCCACGGAGCGCGGCGCCGAGATCACGACCGTCGTCGACACGCACGTCCACGCCGACCACGTCAGCGGCCTCCGAGACCTCGCCGCCGAGACCGACGCCCGTGCGTTCATGCCCCGACTGAGCGTCCAGCGCGGCGTCGACTACGACGTGGCGACGATCATCGACGGCGAGGAGATCGCAGTCGGCGACGCTTCGCTCCGGGCAGTCCACCTCCCCGGCCACACGACCGGGATGACCGCCTTTGCGGTGGGGGACGTGCTCCTGACCGGCGACAGCCTGTTCGTCGAATCGGTTGCGCGCCCGGACCTCCAGCGCGGCGAGGGCGGCGCGGAGGCGCTCGCGACCCAGCTTCACGAGTCGCTGACCGCGCGGCTGGCCGACTTCGACGAGGATACGCTCGTGGCGCCCGGCCACTACAGCGAGGCCGCCACGCCCGACGACGACGGCAGCTACGTCGCGCGACTCGGCGAGTTACGCGACCGGCTGCCAGTCTTCGAGATGGACAGGGCGGAATTTACCGCCCGCATCCTCCGGGACATGCCGCCGCAACCGGACAACTACGAGCGCATCG
Above is a genomic segment from Halorientalis sp. LT38 containing:
- a CDS encoding DUF6663 family protein, which encodes MTATESGTYRVYGIDDGEGRLRLVERGTEEPTVVRADGYDEPLAGAIADLRPGHLVDATLDWGTEPPTLTDLTVRTETLLFAADGTPDIFERAQDTFEQARIEEMPIYPTTTHDTDGEPNGVLYTVAKQAGERDLFAEFCDGRKTIEPMLGKLQEGGADPPYEVFCLRPATEPFFVIYIALDAGGLLAETLHDEYDPAPP
- a CDS encoding acyl-CoA thioesterase; this encodes MDLPVVWENRVRFEETDLQGVVFYGNYVTFQDETFSAFLRAVGYSYKDVESAGWDVHVVNVDMDYRGQAGFADELVHGYRIERIGESSMTGEYVARRAEDDELLAEGSVTHVAVDGETGEPRRIPDDFREAIAQFQDRPPEQPGD
- a CDS encoding rubrerythrin family protein translates to MDGQAFLERVREDERTALERLGSDKALLAATGADLDADTVLGVLAATERYHRETFERWAEAAADEAAADAFRAAAETAGTHVERLQAGRSEDAAETADDLETGVGGQDDDVARAAAGLVGASLVLDRTLLQAVNFFVNEADERRANLIREVRTATEDRLETGLDLLDELCEGDADWERAMDTATDAVAAAYDDYAERLEEMGIDPKPVC
- a CDS encoding MBL fold metallo-hydrolase, which codes for MSDYPDPDVAVDARSPAWLADRLAAGEPVRLLDVRNRDEFEAWRISGPSVAATLVPYMQWLQAEVQGSVADRAAEVDGEGPITVVCGEGEASAYVAGLLTEAGIEAHNLAEGMTGWARVARTVDIPCDAATVVQFQRPASGCLSYLVVSGDEAAVIDPLRAFTERYVDAATERGAEITTVVDTHVHADHVSGLRDLAAETDARAFMPRLSVQRGVDYDVATIIDGEEIAVGDASLRAVHLPGHTTGMTAFAVGDVLLTGDSLFVESVARPDLQRGEGGAEALATQLHESLTARLADFDEDTLVAPGHYSEAATPDDDGSYVARLGELRDRLPVFEMDRAEFTARILRDMPPQPDNYERIVAANLGLEDLDDEAAFEVELGPNNCAAGPSLGE